One genomic window of Sphingopyxis sp. OPL5 includes the following:
- a CDS encoding peptide chain release factor 3, translated as MIAPHPDRRTFAIISHPDAGKTTLTEKLLVAGGAIHIAGEVKARGQARRARSDWMKIEQQRGISVTSSVMTFEHAGLIFNLLDTPGHEDFSEDTYRTLTAVDSAVMVIDAAKGIEPQTLKLFEVCRLRSVPIIAFINKVDREGLPPFELLDEIAERLALDVCPMNWPAGMGGQFEGIYDLVDPAIMKLGGDASRMYEGHRAKVAGLDDPALAAELSERALALLKEETELASACYAPFDVAAYRNGDLAPVYFGSALKEFGIIDLLSALANHAPGPQPQPAEPAPVDPADDAVTGFVFKVQANMNPAHRDRIAFMRLCSGKFERGMRLMQGGTGKAIAISRPMLFLAQDREMAEEAFPGDIIGIPNHGTLRVGDTLSERTDITITGLPNFAPELLRRVALVDPTQTKKLRKALDDMAEEGIIQVFYPEIGANMIVGVVGQLQLEVLISRLDAEYKVEAKLEQSPWETARWIACDDPAKLKAFQSEHRGASATDRDGAPVFMAKDGWEVGYITQRNPDIRFTATKERRLGALAE; from the coding sequence ATGATCGCTCCGCATCCCGACCGCCGCACCTTCGCCATCATCTCGCACCCCGACGCGGGCAAGACGACGCTGACCGAGAAATTGCTCGTCGCCGGCGGCGCGATCCATATCGCGGGCGAGGTCAAGGCGCGCGGGCAGGCGCGGCGCGCGCGCTCCGACTGGATGAAGATCGAACAGCAGCGCGGCATTTCGGTGACCTCGTCGGTGATGACCTTCGAACATGCGGGGCTGATCTTCAACCTGCTCGACACCCCGGGGCACGAGGATTTCAGCGAGGATACCTATCGCACGCTGACCGCGGTCGACAGCGCGGTGATGGTGATCGACGCCGCAAAGGGCATCGAACCGCAGACGCTGAAGCTGTTCGAGGTGTGCCGGCTGCGTTCGGTGCCGATCATCGCCTTCATCAACAAGGTCGACCGCGAGGGCCTGCCGCCGTTCGAGCTGCTCGACGAGATCGCCGAGCGGCTGGCGCTCGACGTGTGCCCGATGAACTGGCCGGCCGGGATGGGCGGACAGTTCGAGGGGATTTACGATTTGGTCGATCCCGCGATCATGAAGCTGGGTGGCGACGCGTCGCGGATGTATGAAGGTCACCGCGCCAAGGTTGCGGGGCTGGACGACCCGGCGCTGGCAGCGGAGCTTTCGGAGCGCGCGCTCGCGCTGCTCAAGGAAGAAACCGAGTTGGCATCGGCCTGCTACGCGCCCTTCGACGTTGCGGCATACCGCAACGGTGACTTGGCTCCGGTCTATTTCGGATCGGCGCTCAAGGAATTCGGCATCATCGACCTGCTGTCGGCGCTCGCCAACCACGCGCCGGGACCGCAGCCGCAGCCCGCCGAACCGGCGCCGGTCGATCCGGCCGACGATGCCGTCACCGGCTTCGTGTTCAAGGTGCAGGCGAATATGAACCCCGCGCACCGCGACCGCATCGCGTTCATGCGACTGTGTTCGGGCAAGTTCGAGCGCGGCATGCGGCTGATGCAGGGCGGCACGGGCAAGGCGATCGCGATCAGCCGCCCGATGCTGTTCCTCGCACAAGACCGCGAAATGGCCGAGGAGGCTTTCCCCGGCGACATCATCGGCATCCCGAACCATGGCACGCTGCGCGTCGGCGATACGCTCTCCGAACGCACCGACATCACGATCACCGGGCTGCCGAACTTCGCCCCCGAATTGCTGCGCCGCGTCGCGCTCGTCGATCCGACCCAGACCAAGAAATTACGCAAGGCGCTCGACGACATGGCCGAGGAGGGGATCATCCAGGTCTTCTATCCCGAAATCGGTGCGAACATGATCGTCGGCGTCGTCGGCCAGTTGCAGCTTGAGGTGCTGATCAGCCGCTTGGACGCTGAATATAAGGTCGAGGCGAAGCTCGAGCAGTCGCCCTGGGAAACCGCGCGCTGGATCGCCTGCGACGATCCGGCGAAGCTCAAGGCGT
- a CDS encoding transglutaminase domain-containing protein: MLRPAALAGLLLSGAVMAGGQAAASGEVTIAISGESDQLIGRQTERTVLIAGGSESVRQLETAYTVSGHGPTELSDTLRIAVDADGRPQRWRWRRSVNGRILTVELERSGAALTGQAVNEGERHAVSAVLPVLPIGDPDTLAPFLTEPSAPRSWSIAEFDPVTLQFRPVELTLAKRSGTDHAWVLTLSRGGRLQSVRWLDYADGKLAAARQPLLGSGRSWHRDEGPPTKADMLSRGRIVAHEQYRPNIHMTQRAALGQMRYVFGLPADVPVTVPETGEQRVKSDGDGWQVDICQDCGPASAPAAADLERWRRPGQWVQSNDAVFKEKAAQARRGAKTDDAVMARLAIVARARLPRIDFDGYVSARTAWRRRAGDCTEDALLLAALGRAADIPVRVVHGLVFSPGRYHGASNAFMPHSWVIAFVDGRWKSYDISLNGFDATHIALSLGDGEPEAMVEANQIAALLDWRAISEVRRRPADP; the protein is encoded by the coding sequence ATGCTCCGCCCTGCAGCGCTGGCGGGACTGCTGCTGTCGGGCGCGGTCATGGCGGGCGGGCAAGCGGCCGCGAGCGGCGAGGTCACGATCGCCATCAGCGGTGAGAGCGACCAGTTGATCGGTCGCCAGACCGAGCGGACCGTGCTGATCGCGGGCGGCAGCGAAAGCGTTCGGCAACTCGAAACCGCCTATACGGTTTCGGGCCACGGCCCGACCGAACTCAGCGATACGCTGCGGATCGCGGTCGATGCCGATGGCCGTCCGCAACGCTGGCGGTGGCGGCGCAGCGTCAATGGCCGCATACTCACCGTCGAACTCGAACGGTCGGGCGCCGCGCTGACGGGGCAGGCCGTCAACGAGGGTGAACGGCACGCGGTGAGCGCCGTCCTGCCCGTGTTGCCGATCGGCGATCCCGACACGCTGGCACCCTTTTTGACCGAACCGTCCGCGCCGCGCAGCTGGTCGATCGCCGAATTCGACCCCGTGACGCTGCAATTCCGGCCGGTCGAGCTGACGCTGGCGAAACGCAGCGGCACCGATCATGCCTGGGTGCTGACGCTGTCGCGCGGCGGGCGGCTGCAGTCGGTGCGCTGGCTCGACTATGCGGATGGCAAGCTGGCCGCGGCGCGCCAGCCGCTGCTCGGCAGTGGGCGGTCGTGGCATCGCGACGAGGGTCCGCCGACCAAAGCGGATATGCTGTCGCGCGGTCGCATCGTCGCGCATGAACAATATCGCCCCAATATCCATATGACGCAGCGCGCGGCGCTTGGGCAGATGCGCTATGTTTTCGGGCTTCCCGCGGACGTGCCCGTCACCGTCCCCGAAACCGGCGAGCAACGCGTCAAGTCGGATGGCGACGGCTGGCAGGTCGACATCTGCCAGGACTGCGGTCCGGCATCCGCCCCGGCGGCGGCCGATCTCGAACGCTGGCGGCGGCCGGGCCAGTGGGTTCAGAGTAACGACGCCGTTTTCAAGGAGAAGGCGGCGCAGGCGCGGCGCGGCGCGAAGACCGACGATGCGGTGATGGCGCGGCTCGCGATCGTCGCCCGCGCGCGGCTGCCGCGCATCGATTTCGACGGTTATGTCTCGGCGCGCACCGCCTGGCGGCGGCGGGCGGGCGATTGTACCGAGGATGCGTTGCTGCTCGCGGCGCTTGGCCGCGCGGCGGACATTCCGGTGCGCGTCGTCCACGGGCTGGTTTTTTCGCCGGGGCGCTACCACGGCGCCAGCAACGCCTTCATGCCGCACAGCTGGGTGATCGCCTTCGTCGACGGGCGCTGGAAAAGCTACGACATCTCGCTGAACGGCTTCGACGCGACGCATATCGCGCTCAGCCTCGGCGATGGCGAGCCCGAAGCGATGGTCGAGGCCAACCAGATCGCCGCGCTGCTCGACTGGCGCGCGATATCCGAGGTCAGGAGGCGGCCGGCCGATCCTTGA
- a CDS encoding enoyl-CoA hydratase-related protein — translation MTTPTYEMIKLEVADHVATITLNRPERLNSMPPAMADEIRDALDHLPVLGARALLITGEGRGFCSGADLGGDRAASAVGGGANSRKALRNHYNPMLLALANLNIPVVTAVNGPAAGVGCSFGLSGDFTLVGKSAYFLQAFVNIGLVPDGGSSWLLPRLIGLPRATQMMMLGEKIGGEQAAEWGLVYKCVDDADLLTEARALATRLANGPTVSLGTMRQILRAGLSQSFSETLDAEAKGQFVAGNSEDAVEGVLAFVEKRKTAFKGK, via the coding sequence ATGACCACCCCCACCTATGAGATGATCAAGCTCGAAGTCGCCGACCATGTCGCGACGATCACGCTCAACCGCCCCGAGCGGCTCAATTCGATGCCCCCGGCGATGGCCGACGAGATTCGCGACGCGCTCGATCACCTGCCCGTCCTCGGCGCGCGCGCGCTGCTGATCACCGGCGAGGGGCGCGGTTTCTGTTCGGGGGCCGACCTTGGCGGCGACCGCGCCGCGTCGGCGGTCGGCGGCGGCGCCAACAGTCGCAAGGCGCTGCGCAACCACTATAACCCGATGCTGCTCGCGCTCGCCAATCTGAACATCCCGGTCGTCACCGCGGTCAACGGCCCCGCCGCGGGCGTCGGCTGCAGCTTCGGCCTGTCGGGCGACTTCACCTTGGTCGGCAAGTCGGCCTATTTCCTGCAAGCCTTCGTCAACATCGGCCTCGTCCCCGATGGCGGCTCGTCGTGGCTGCTGCCGCGCCTGATCGGCCTGCCGCGCGCGACGCAGATGATGATGCTGGGTGAAAAGATCGGCGGCGAACAGGCGGCTGAATGGGGCCTCGTTTATAAGTGCGTCGACGACGCCGACCTGCTGACCGAAGCGCGTGCGCTCGCGACGCGGCTGGCGAACGGCCCGACGGTGTCGCTCGGCACGATGCGCCAGATTTTGCGCGCCGGCCTGTCGCAGAGTTTTTCGGAAACACTGGACGCCGAAGCCAAGGGCCAGTTCGTCGCAGGTAACAGCGAGGATGCGGTCGAGGGCGTGCTCGCGTTCGTCGAGAAGCGCAAGACGGCGTTCAAGGGGAAGTAA
- a CDS encoding HD domain-containing protein: MTDMTHDHASFRSMIDGTQQDWDIIAREQKEFAPQNGKRILEHLKLLGGDYGGFPVDRLEHCLQTATRAHRDGRDEEYVVMALLHDIGDTLGAFNHPDVAAAILKPFLSDENLWIVQHHGIFQGHYFFHYLGLDRDMRDQFKDSPHYAACAEFCEKYDAPAFDPDYDSESLEFFEPMVMRLCSYPRTSIYKKVMVEEAAE, from the coding sequence ATGACCGATATGACGCACGACCACGCGAGTTTCCGTTCGATGATCGACGGGACCCAGCAGGACTGGGACATCATCGCGCGCGAGCAGAAGGAGTTCGCGCCGCAGAACGGCAAGCGCATCCTCGAGCATCTGAAGCTGCTCGGCGGCGATTATGGCGGCTTTCCGGTCGACCGGCTCGAACATTGCCTGCAGACCGCGACGCGGGCGCATCGTGACGGGCGCGACGAGGAATATGTCGTGATGGCGTTGCTCCACGACATCGGCGACACGCTGGGCGCGTTCAACCATCCCGACGTCGCGGCGGCGATCCTCAAGCCCTTCCTGTCAGACGAAAACCTGTGGATCGTCCAGCATCACGGCATCTTCCAGGGCCATTATTTCTTCCACTATCTCGGCCTCGACCGCGACATGCGCGACCAGTTCAAGGATAGCCCGCATTATGCGGCATGCGCCGAATTCTGCGAGAAATATGACGCCCCGGCGTTCGACCCCGATTATGACAGCGAGAGCCTGGAGTTTTTCGAGCCGATGGTGATGCGGCTCTGCTCCTATCCGCGCACGAGCATCTACAAGAAGGTGATGGTCGAGGAAGCGGCGGAGTAA